The sequence CGCTCCAGTCGCGAAACTCGCACCGTATTGCACGAGCTGGCTCAACGTATTTTCCCGATAGAAGATGAATCATAAACACCTATATTAATGATAACTGCGAATTTCATAAGCGGAGATGGCGAAAGCTGTCTCCGTTTTTATTTTGCAACATCAGAAGGATAAAGCCATGGAAACTAAAACTCGAATTACGGTCCTCAACCATATTCTGGCCTTGAATTTAGACGTAAACATTTGGTCAGCACGGAAGAAGCTCACTCCAGCAGACTTTGGAGGGTCGCAGCTTCCCCCCGAAGAACTTGCATCTCTTGGTAGTAAAAGAATCTGTAACCCTGAAGAACTGCGTATCTTTGGAACTCTCAAGTCCAGAGCAGTGAACATGCTTGATCGGCATGGAATTCGTTTTCTTGGTGGATGGGGTGTTCCTGAAAAGGTTGCGGATGAAATTGTTAAGGAGCTTGAAGATATTCAAAAGGATTTCTTCGCAGCAAATGAAGACTTTCTAAATCGTTATGATGAGGCCGTTCAAGATTGGATTAAACAATATCCAGGATGGGAAAAGCTTATTGGAAGTTCTACAGTTAGTGCTGAGTATGTCCGGTCACGGATGGGCTTTAAGTGGCAGTTTTTCAAGCTTTCCGCTCCTGAAAAGGGCTCCGTTAAAAAGGGGCTCAAGGAAGAAATAAACAAGCTTGGAGGTACTCTCTTTGATGAAATAGCCAAAACTGCAACTGACACTTGGAATAAATGCTACGCGGGTAAAGTTAAAGTGACGCAT comes from Maridesulfovibrio ferrireducens and encodes:
- a CDS encoding DUF3150 domain-containing protein, producing METKTRITVLNHILALNLDVNIWSARKKLTPADFGGSQLPPEELASLGSKRICNPEELRIFGTLKSRAVNMLDRHGIRFLGGWGVPEKVADEIVKELEDIQKDFFAANEDFLNRYDEAVQDWIKQYPGWEKLIGSSTVSAEYVRSRMGFKWQFFKLSAPEKGSVKKGLKEEINKLGGTLFDEIAKTATDTWNKCYAGKVKVTHKALSPLRSIHSKLNGLSFVDPRVLPITDLLQTAFEKVPPRGLIRGADLLMLQGVVSLLRDPTLLINHGQKLLDGYKAEDLLDGLITVPTTSTVKPIPETSNPTPTHMTQSETQHQIDSHGLW